AGATAGTACCCATGGCCTGCACTCGAGGATTCCATACACGCTGACCGGGCCCTGTGACCCGGTATGGGGTACGCCGACGTCTTCGCGACTAGCTCCCGGTCGTCGTGAATGTGGCACAAGCGCAGACCCTTCCCAACAACCTCAAGCCTTCAGCATCGTGAGAATCATCTTAAATCTCGACACGGCACTCAGCGCGTGTGGCTCGTTCGCCGGGAGAATAATCAACTCGCCACCGGATACGCGGTGCGTCGTACCCGATATCCGAATGTCGACCTCGCCGTCTATGACCGACACCAGCGCATCGAACGGCGTCGTGTGCTCACTCAGTTCCTGCCCTGCATCAAACGCGAAAGCGGTTACAGATCCCGAAGGGGTCTTGAGAAGGATCTTGCTCACTATTCCCT
The nucleotide sequence above comes from Rhodothermales bacterium. Encoded proteins:
- a CDS encoding cupin domain-containing protein encodes the protein GIVSKILLKTPSGSVTAFAFDAGQELSEHTTPFDALVSVIDGEVDIRISGTTHRVSGGELIILPANEPHALSAVSRFKMILTMLKA